Proteins encoded together in one Chryseobacterium taklimakanense window:
- a CDS encoding PLP-dependent cysteine synthase family protein, producing the protein MTNVYNNILELIGNTPMLRLNSVVKDIPAQVFAKLESCNPGHSTKDRIALHIIENAEKQGILKSDSVIVETTSGNTGFSVAMVSIVKGYKCILAVSDKTKPEKIAYLKALGAQVYICPANVPADDPRSYYEVAKRIAAETPNSVYINQYFNELNINAHYKTTGPEIWEQTEGKVTHLFACTGTGGTLSGSAKFLKEKNPDIKIIGVDALGSILKSYHETGEIHKEDIRPYQIEGMGKNLIPSALLFDKIDEFVRVNDEMSAYRTREIALKEAIMGGYTTGAVTQGFIQYANSHPFKESDLVVLIFPDHGSRYITKVYSDQWMAEQGFINNCVHNYDEVFKTEYVK; encoded by the coding sequence ATGACGAATGTTTACAATAATATTCTGGAACTGATTGGTAATACGCCAATGTTGAGGCTTAACTCCGTTGTTAAGGATATTCCAGCGCAAGTATTTGCAAAACTGGAATCCTGCAACCCCGGGCACTCTACCAAAGACAGGATAGCACTTCATATTATTGAAAACGCCGAAAAGCAGGGAATCCTGAAATCTGATTCCGTAATCGTGGAAACTACATCCGGAAATACAGGCTTTTCAGTAGCAATGGTTTCCATCGTGAAAGGTTACAAATGTATCCTTGCCGTAAGCGACAAGACAAAACCGGAAAAAATCGCTTATCTGAAAGCTCTTGGTGCACAGGTTTACATCTGCCCGGCAAACGTTCCTGCAGATGATCCCAGATCTTATTATGAAGTGGCAAAAAGAATCGCTGCTGAAACCCCTAACTCCGTTTATATCAATCAATATTTCAACGAACTGAATATTAATGCACATTATAAAACCACAGGCCCGGAAATCTGGGAACAGACCGAAGGTAAAGTGACGCACCTGTTTGCCTGTACAGGGACCGGCGGTACACTTTCTGGTTCTGCTAAATTCCTAAAGGAAAAAAATCCAGACATTAAAATTATTGGTGTTGATGCTTTGGGTTCAATCCTGAAAAGCTACCACGAAACCGGCGAAATCCACAAAGAAGACATCCGGCCATACCAAATTGAAGGGATGGGTAAAAACCTGATACCTTCTGCCCTTCTTTTCGACAAAATTGATGAATTTGTAAGGGTAAATGACGAAATGTCCGCTTACAGAACCCGAGAAATCGCTTTGAAAGAAGCCATTATGGGCGGTTACACAACCGGCGCCGTTACTCAGGGATTTATTCAGTATGCGAATTCTCATCCGTTCAAGGAAAGTGATTTGGTGGTACTGATCTTCCCGGATCATGGTTCGCGGTACATTACCAAAGTGTACAGCGACCAGTGGATGGCAGAACAGGGCTTTATCAATAACTGCGTTCACAATTACGATGAGGTTTTCAAAACCGAATACGTAAAATGA
- a CDS encoding aminotransferase class I/II-fold pyridoxal phosphate-dependent enzyme: protein MVDIFERIKQNPGPLGQFADYGEGYFIFPKLEGPIGPRMKFQGREVVFWSANDYLGLCNHPEVKEADAKAAAEYGMFYPMGARAMSGETEQHLQLERELADFVGKESAYLLNFGYQGMVSTIDALVSRHDVIVYDSDSHACIVDGVRLHMGKSFMYRHNDMESFEKNIKRATKVAEENGGGILVVTEGVFGMTGQQGKLKEICEFKSKYDFRLLVDDAHGFGTLGKTGAGAGEEQGCQDQIDVYFSTFAKSMAGFGAFIAGNKEIIRYLKFNLRSQIFAKSLTMPMVIGGLKRLELLRTRPEIKAKLWENVNKLQNGLKERGFNLGNTNTCVTPVMMQGTPVEATLLVKDLRENFGIFTSVVVYPVIPKGMILLRLIPTASHTDAEINETLDAFDAIHDKLVNGHYKTAAEKLLEEQNLSFKPL from the coding sequence ATGGTAGATATATTTGAAAGAATCAAGCAAAACCCAGGACCATTGGGCCAGTTTGCTGATTATGGAGAAGGATATTTTATATTCCCGAAACTTGAGGGACCTATCGGGCCGAGAATGAAATTCCAAGGACGCGAAGTGGTGTTCTGGAGCGCCAACGATTATTTAGGGCTTTGCAATCATCCTGAAGTGAAGGAAGCTGATGCAAAAGCCGCTGCTGAATATGGTATGTTCTATCCAATGGGCGCCAGAGCGATGTCAGGAGAAACAGAACAGCACCTGCAGCTTGAGCGTGAACTTGCAGATTTTGTAGGTAAAGAGTCTGCATATCTTTTGAATTTCGGTTATCAGGGAATGGTTTCTACAATTGATGCTTTGGTTTCCAGACACGATGTTATTGTTTATGATTCTGATTCTCATGCGTGTATCGTGGACGGTGTTCGCCTTCACATGGGAAAAAGCTTCATGTACCGCCACAATGACATGGAAAGTTTTGAGAAAAACATCAAAAGGGCAACAAAGGTTGCTGAGGAAAACGGCGGCGGAATCCTTGTGGTGACTGAAGGCGTTTTCGGGATGACCGGACAACAGGGAAAACTGAAGGAAATTTGCGAATTTAAATCGAAATATGACTTCCGTTTGCTGGTGGATGATGCGCATGGATTCGGGACTTTAGGTAAAACCGGAGCCGGAGCCGGTGAAGAGCAGGGCTGCCAGGACCAGATTGATGTTTACTTCTCCACTTTCGCCAAATCTATGGCAGGTTTTGGAGCATTCATCGCCGGAAATAAAGAAATTATCCGTTATCTGAAATTCAACCTCCGCTCGCAGATCTTTGCAAAATCGCTTACAATGCCGATGGTAATCGGTGGGTTGAAGAGACTTGAACTTCTAAGAACAAGACCCGAAATCAAAGCTAAACTTTGGGAAAACGTAAACAAATTACAAAACGGGCTTAAAGAAAGAGGTTTCAATCTTGGTAACACAAATACTTGCGTTACGCCTGTGATGATGCAGGGAACCCCAGTGGAAGCTACCCTTTTGGTAAAAGATTTAAGAGAAAATTTCGGAATCTTTACTTCTGTGGTCGTATACCCGGTAATTCCAAAAGGAATGATTTTATTAAGATTAATTCCTACCGCTTCGCATACTGATGCTGAGATCAATGAAACCCTCGATGCGTTTGATGCAATCCACGACAAACTGGTGAATGGCCACTACAAAACTGCAGCTGAGAAACTGTTGGAAGAACAAAATTTAAGTTTTAAACCGCTTTAA
- the rnk gene encoding nucleoside diphosphate kinase regulator, translated as MSQIIINKNDYTRIHQSINLTKQNNAIKKDEAEKLMNELKSAKLVEPNDIPEDVVTMNSVVKIHFQNNKQKMQFKIVYPKDANLKENKISIFSAVASALIGYKVGDEIEWLLPSGMTKIVIDEIIYQPEAAGDLDL; from the coding sequence ATGAGCCAGATAATTATCAACAAGAATGACTATACGCGGATCCATCAAAGCATCAATCTTACAAAGCAGAACAACGCCATAAAAAAAGATGAGGCAGAAAAACTGATGAATGAGCTGAAATCTGCGAAACTTGTGGAACCGAACGACATACCGGAAGATGTGGTAACGATGAACTCTGTAGTAAAAATTCATTTCCAGAATAACAAACAGAAAATGCAGTTTAAAATCGTTTATCCGAAGGATGCTAACCTGAAAGAAAATAAAATTTCCATTTTCTCCGCCGTTGCCAGCGCACTGATCGGCTATAAAGTTGGTGACGAGATCGAATGGCTTCTGCCGTCGGGAATGACAAAGATTGTGATTGATGAAATTATTTACCAACCTGAAGCGGCGGGTGATTTAGACTTATAA
- a CDS encoding F0F1 ATP synthase subunit epsilon has protein sequence MNIKILTPEFVVFDGEVSSVLLPGKNGDFHIKKDHAAIVASLVNGKIKVYTDRIDEKFAGKFTKENERESVYSFRVKSGVVEFSNNKGIILAE, from the coding sequence ATGAATATAAAAATTTTAACTCCGGAATTCGTGGTTTTTGATGGTGAGGTAAGTTCAGTACTGCTTCCCGGAAAAAACGGTGATTTCCATATCAAGAAAGATCACGCGGCGATTGTGGCTTCATTGGTAAACGGCAAAATCAAAGTTTATACAGACCGTATCGACGAAAAATTTGCCGGAAAATTCACCAAGGAAAATGAAAGGGAAAGTGTTTACTCTTTCAGAGTGAAAAGCGGCGTGGTAGAATTCAGTAACAACAAAGGGATTATCCTGGCTGAATGA
- the atpD gene encoding F0F1 ATP synthase subunit beta translates to MANQIKGKISQIIGPVIDVVFATEAELPKIYDALEVTKDNGEKLVLEVEQHIGEDSVRCIAMDATDGLQRGQEVVGQGRQITMPTGEAVYGRLFNVVGDAIDGLPEISREGGLPIHREAPKFDQLSTSAEVLFTGIKVIDLIEPYAKGGKIGLFGGAGVGKTVLIQELINNIAKGHGGLSVFAGVGERTREGNDLLREMLESGIIKYGEGFMHSMEEGGWDLSKADLEEMKDSKCTFVFGQMNEPPGARARVALSGLTIAEYFRDGDGAGQGRDVLFFVDNIFRFTQAGSEVSALLGRMPSAVGYQPTLASEMGAMQERITSTKNGSITSVQAVYVPADDLTDPAPATTFAHLDATTVLDRKIAALGIYPAVDPLASTSRILTPEILGEDHYNTAQRVKEILQRYKALQDIIAILGMEELSEEDKLVVYRARKVQRFLSQPFHVAEQFTGLKGALVDIKDTIKGFNMIIDGELDQYPEAAFNLKGTIEEAIEHGQKLLAENA, encoded by the coding sequence ATGGCAAACCAAATTAAAGGAAAAATTTCTCAGATTATTGGCCCGGTAATCGACGTAGTTTTCGCTACTGAAGCAGAGCTGCCAAAAATTTATGATGCACTGGAGGTAACAAAAGATAATGGTGAAAAACTTGTTCTGGAAGTAGAACAGCACATCGGTGAAGACAGCGTAAGATGTATCGCGATGGATGCAACCGACGGACTGCAAAGAGGGCAGGAAGTGGTTGGCCAGGGTAGACAGATTACAATGCCCACCGGTGAAGCCGTATACGGACGCCTTTTCAATGTGGTTGGAGATGCGATCGACGGTCTTCCGGAAATTTCGAGAGAAGGCGGTTTGCCAATCCACAGGGAAGCACCAAAATTCGACCAGCTTTCTACATCTGCAGAAGTTCTTTTCACAGGTATTAAAGTAATCGACCTTATCGAGCCTTATGCAAAAGGTGGTAAAATCGGTTTGTTTGGTGGTGCCGGTGTAGGTAAAACAGTATTAATCCAGGAACTGATCAACAATATCGCTAAAGGCCACGGTGGTCTTTCCGTATTCGCAGGAGTAGGGGAAAGAACGCGTGAAGGAAACGACCTTTTGAGAGAAATGTTGGAATCCGGAATTATTAAATATGGTGAAGGTTTCATGCATTCTATGGAAGAAGGCGGTTGGGATCTTTCCAAAGCCGATCTTGAAGAAATGAAAGATTCTAAATGTACTTTCGTTTTCGGACAGATGAACGAGCCACCTGGAGCGCGTGCAAGGGTAGCCCTTTCCGGTCTTACCATTGCAGAATATTTCCGTGATGGTGACGGTGCAGGGCAGGGAAGAGACGTACTTTTCTTCGTAGATAATATCTTCCGTTTCACACAGGCAGGTTCTGAGGTGTCTGCACTTCTTGGGCGTATGCCTTCAGCGGTAGGTTACCAGCCAACGCTTGCTTCTGAAATGGGTGCGATGCAGGAGAGAATTACTTCTACTAAAAACGGTTCCATTACTTCAGTACAGGCGGTTTACGTACCTGCGGATGACTTAACAGACCCGGCGCCGGCTACAACCTTTGCCCACCTTGATGCTACTACCGTATTGGACAGAAAAATTGCTGCATTAGGTATTTATCCGGCGGTAGATCCGTTGGCTTCAACTTCAAGAATTCTTACTCCGGAAATCCTTGGTGAAGACCACTACAATACAGCTCAGAGAGTGAAAGAAATCCTTCAGAGATATAAAGCACTTCAGGATATCATCGCGATTCTTGGTATGGAAGAACTTTCTGAAGAGGATAAACTTGTGGTTTACCGTGCAAGAAAAGTTCAGAGATTCCTTTCACAGCCTTTCCACGTAGCAGAGCAGTTTACAGGTCTTAAAGGTGCATTGGTTGACATTAAAGATACCATCAAAGGCTTCAACATGATCATTGACGGTGAGCTTGACCAATATCCGGAAGCGGCTTTCAACCTGAAAGGAACCATCGAAGAAGCCATCGAGCACGGACAGAAACTTCTTGCTGAAAACGCATAA
- a CDS encoding bifunctional riboflavin kinase/FAD synthetase, giving the protein MKIFQNFRGFSSGKPLALSLGMFDGVHLGHQTIISELKRIASEKNLESAVLTFWPHPRLIFNPNEDLKLLNTLEEKTALLENFGIENLFLKSFDEEFRNLTGEEFVKQILVEKLNIKHLIVGHDHVFGKNRSGDFQLLEKLGPELGFGVEQMEAVNIYNNNISSTKVRNALLEGNIKDANLMLGYNYSLTGTVVHGKKIGRTIGYPTANIETDSLKLLPKKGAYIVEVSLGGNNYKGMLSIGTNPTVNGQKLTTEVYILDFNEDIYGKEITVKFRDLLHEEVKFDGLEKLIERLDEDRRLTEEFYNSKNSY; this is encoded by the coding sequence TTGAAAATCTTCCAAAATTTCCGCGGCTTCAGTTCTGGTAAACCTTTGGCACTTTCCTTAGGTATGTTTGATGGCGTTCACCTTGGGCATCAGACCATCATCAGCGAGCTGAAGCGGATCGCTTCGGAGAAAAATCTCGAATCTGCTGTTTTAACATTCTGGCCACATCCTAGATTGATTTTCAACCCGAATGAAGATTTGAAACTGCTCAATACATTAGAGGAAAAGACTGCCCTTCTTGAAAATTTTGGAATTGAAAATCTTTTTTTGAAAAGTTTTGATGAAGAATTCAGAAATCTTACCGGCGAAGAGTTTGTAAAACAGATTTTGGTTGAAAAACTGAATATAAAACACCTGATTGTTGGCCACGACCATGTTTTTGGGAAAAACCGCAGCGGAGATTTCCAGCTGTTGGAAAAACTGGGTCCGGAATTAGGGTTCGGCGTCGAACAGATGGAAGCGGTAAACATCTACAATAACAATATTTCATCAACCAAAGTTCGCAATGCGCTTTTGGAAGGCAATATTAAAGACGCCAATCTGATGTTGGGCTACAATTACAGCCTCACCGGAACAGTGGTTCACGGAAAAAAAATCGGCCGCACAATTGGTTATCCTACAGCCAATATTGAAACAGATTCTCTAAAACTTTTACCAAAAAAAGGCGCCTATATCGTGGAAGTTTCACTTGGCGGAAATAATTATAAAGGCATGCTGAGCATCGGAACCAACCCTACCGTTAACGGCCAAAAACTTACGACTGAGGTCTATATTTTAGATTTCAATGAAGACATCTACGGAAAAGAAATCACCGTAAAATTCAGAGATTTACTTCACGAAGAAGTAAAATTTGATGGTCTTGAAAAACTGATTGAGAGACTGGATGAGGACAGAAGACTGACAGAAGAATTCTACAATTCTAAAAATTCTTATTAA
- a CDS encoding TonB-dependent receptor produces MRQLCLLLFIFCIKISAQTEVKGFVIPVERQQTFKANIILLDENNEIETFGFSDKTGSFSVFTDKLGTFKLQIKAFNFNSKEIDVKITSQNQIINLGTIEIDKLKETEIKEVVITRANPIRIQKDTVEFKVQNFSTGAELNVEELLKKLPGITVESDGKIKFGNKEVERVMVENDDLFERGYQTLTQNMPTKPLDKVQVLRKYSRNKLLKGIENSESVAINLTLKEDAKSKWFGNTLLASTSYKENMHQAKLNLMNFSKRKKIYTLLNYNNLGLDEMKGVDYLINPSSDKDVENVGSNLRTLSIINLHSKNAQFEDKRTNFNNDKLASLNYIFNFPKDWKLKFVTVFNQTENRNFINSYTKFNYSNVNFTNIESKTWKQSRQNIVGKFELLKEYKNASLMFYNKLSQLNEDNNNNFIFNGKTNLQNGENKLFANENRLVFTQKIDSSRACVAVAKYLQQNRSYFFTDENEVFQFITENPNAQKIEQSINSKMQFGGVKFSYLKSWSEDRTFELQMGDEFRKDFLHSDIALYNSAGQNITFDNSGFINNNDFLQNNLFSQIKYINKRNKWNYGFTVLNQFISSESNFENKNGFYISPSFSLGYQNKKTGNFNLSAARKFSSTGITDVFTNYIYQGNRNFKQNNIGIQQLPEYNISFSYNLGDVLSEYLQLNVFYFKNEEFISNNMIVNPNYTFNQSILVKNNTNLSANMELRKYLKFLKSRFSFLNSFFQSNYQNSVNSGELIKTQFSNFKTGFEMKSGWTKKINYEAGYEWVFNNINSEINQRKYTDEKGFVNLYYSFNPLFRFESYFEFFKYGNTSQKILQFLDFKVNYQLKDYKMNLFLMGNNLLNSNEIQRFSIINISESLYTQKLLPRHLVFGINKNF; encoded by the coding sequence ATGAGACAACTATGTTTATTACTATTCATATTTTGTATCAAAATTTCTGCTCAAACGGAAGTTAAAGGTTTTGTAATTCCTGTAGAAAGACAACAAACATTTAAGGCAAATATAATTTTGCTTGATGAAAACAATGAAATAGAAACTTTCGGTTTTAGTGATAAAACCGGAAGTTTTTCTGTTTTTACAGATAAGTTGGGAACTTTTAAACTTCAGATAAAAGCTTTCAATTTTAATTCAAAAGAAATAGATGTAAAAATTACATCCCAAAACCAAATTATTAATTTAGGAACTATTGAAATTGATAAACTGAAAGAGACCGAGATTAAAGAAGTGGTTATTACCAGAGCTAACCCAATTAGAATCCAAAAAGATACGGTAGAATTCAAAGTTCAGAATTTTTCTACAGGAGCAGAACTAAACGTAGAAGAACTTTTGAAAAAACTGCCGGGAATTACCGTTGAAAGTGATGGTAAAATAAAATTTGGCAACAAAGAGGTGGAACGTGTTATGGTAGAAAACGATGATCTGTTTGAACGTGGTTACCAAACATTAACCCAAAATATGCCAACAAAACCTTTGGATAAAGTGCAGGTTCTGAGAAAATACTCCCGAAATAAACTTCTGAAAGGTATTGAAAATTCTGAAAGCGTTGCCATAAATCTTACACTGAAAGAAGACGCTAAAAGCAAATGGTTTGGCAATACATTATTGGCATCTACGAGTTATAAAGAAAATATGCATCAGGCAAAACTGAACCTGATGAATTTTTCTAAAAGAAAGAAAATCTATACTTTACTCAACTATAACAATTTGGGATTGGATGAAATGAAAGGCGTAGATTATTTGATTAATCCCAGTTCAGACAAAGATGTGGAAAATGTAGGGAGTAATTTAAGAACGCTTTCAATAATTAATTTACATTCTAAAAACGCACAGTTTGAGGATAAACGCACGAATTTTAATAATGATAAATTGGCTTCGCTCAATTATATTTTCAATTTCCCGAAAGATTGGAAGCTGAAGTTTGTCACCGTTTTCAACCAAACGGAAAACAGAAATTTTATCAACAGTTACACTAAATTCAACTATAGCAATGTGAATTTTACCAACATAGAAAGTAAAACTTGGAAACAAAGCCGCCAAAATATTGTGGGGAAATTTGAATTACTGAAAGAGTATAAAAATGCTTCACTAATGTTCTACAACAAACTTTCTCAGTTGAATGAAGATAACAACAATAATTTCATTTTTAATGGAAAAACCAATTTGCAGAATGGGGAAAATAAACTTTTCGCCAACGAAAACCGATTGGTTTTTACGCAGAAGATAGATTCGAGCAGAGCTTGTGTTGCGGTAGCCAAATATTTACAGCAAAACCGATCTTATTTTTTTACAGATGAAAACGAGGTCTTTCAGTTCATTACCGAAAACCCTAACGCTCAAAAAATAGAGCAGTCCATAAATTCAAAAATGCAGTTTGGCGGTGTGAAATTTTCATACTTAAAGAGCTGGAGCGAGGATAGAACTTTTGAGTTGCAGATGGGGGATGAGTTTCGGAAGGATTTTTTACATTCAGACATAGCATTATACAACAGTGCAGGACAAAATATCACGTTTGATAATTCCGGATTTATAAATAACAATGATTTTTTGCAGAATAATTTGTTCTCACAAATAAAATATATTAATAAAAGAAACAAATGGAATTATGGATTTACCGTTCTGAATCAATTTATTTCTTCAGAAAGTAATTTTGAAAATAAAAATGGATTTTACATCTCGCCAAGTTTTAGTTTGGGTTATCAAAATAAAAAAACAGGAAATTTTAATTTAAGTGCAGCACGTAAATTCTCTTCGACAGGAATTACTGATGTTTTCACAAATTATATATATCAGGGAAACAGAAACTTTAAACAAAATAATATCGGTATTCAGCAATTACCGGAGTACAATATTTCATTTTCTTATAATTTGGGCGATGTTTTATCAGAATACTTGCAATTGAATGTTTTTTATTTCAAAAATGAAGAGTTTATTTCCAATAATATGATTGTAAACCCCAATTATACATTTAATCAGAGCATTTTAGTAAAAAATAATACTAATCTATCTGCAAATATGGAACTTCGAAAATATTTGAAATTTCTAAAATCAAGATTCAGTTTTTTAAATTCTTTCTTTCAGTCCAATTATCAGAACAGCGTAAACAGCGGTGAATTAATAAAAACACAGTTTTCAAATTTTAAAACCGGCTTTGAAATGAAATCAGGTTGGACAAAAAAAATCAATTATGAAGCAGGCTACGAATGGGTTTTTAATAATATAAACTCAGAAATTAATCAAAGAAAATATACCGATGAAAAGGGATTTGTAAATCTGTATTACAGTTTCAATCCTTTGTTTAGGTTTGAGTCTTATTTTGAGTTTTTTAAGTACGGAAACACTTCACAGAAGATACTTCAGTTTCTTGATTTTAAAGTAAATTATCAATTAAAAGATTACAAGATGAATCTGTTTTTAATGGGAAATAATCTTTTAAACTCAAATGAAATTCAAAGATTTTCGATTATCAATATCAGCGAAAGCCTATATACACAAAAACTTTTACCGAGACACCTCGTTTTTGGAATTAATAAGAATTTTTAG
- a CDS encoding GLPGLI family protein yields the protein MKRLAIILVFIFCKNLYGQNLIVEYESIKKSAEQNYITYLIDGVDGIFNINIFHKTYSDYGELLKDKDFLESPIYVNSLKKDKENVYYGAIFFKKNKVFYKDVIKPIEWKLLNEFKTILGYKCRLAIGTFRGREYKAWYTDELPSSEGPWKLSGLPGLILSAETGNSFSFEAVKVMINSNLSVPSKFKEIYSQKASAVDYKTFIKDENAYYTEIRDKQIANLPKNIVLSNTPPIRSEFIEKSFEWDDTKTP from the coding sequence ATGAAAAGGTTAGCAATAATTTTAGTATTTATATTTTGTAAAAACCTTTATGGACAGAATCTTATTGTTGAATATGAATCAATTAAGAAAAGTGCAGAACAGAATTATATTACATACTTAATTGATGGTGTCGATGGAATCTTTAATATTAATATTTTTCATAAAACTTATTCCGATTATGGTGAATTATTAAAAGATAAGGATTTCTTAGAATCACCTATCTATGTAAACAGTTTAAAAAAAGATAAGGAAAATGTTTACTATGGAGCAATTTTTTTTAAAAAAAATAAAGTTTTTTACAAAGATGTTATAAAACCCATAGAATGGAAATTATTAAATGAATTTAAAACAATTTTAGGATATAAGTGTAGGTTGGCAATTGGAACATTTAGAGGAAGAGAGTATAAAGCTTGGTATACTGATGAATTACCTTCATCCGAAGGTCCTTGGAAACTTTCCGGATTACCGGGCTTAATTCTTTCTGCTGAAACTGGAAATAGTTTTTCATTTGAAGCAGTGAAGGTTATGATTAATTCTAATTTGAGTGTTCCAAGTAAGTTTAAAGAAATTTATTCACAAAAAGCGAGTGCTGTTGATTATAAAACATTTATTAAAGATGAAAATGCTTATTACACTGAAATCAGAGACAAGCAAATCGCAAATCTTCCGAAAAACATCGTTTTATCAAATACACCACCTATAAGAAGTGAATTTATTGAAAAATCTTTCGAATGGGATGACACTAAAACACCTTAA
- a CDS encoding MmcQ/YjbR family DNA-binding protein — translation MDITQILDYCNAKKGVKETFPFNEEMLVMKVGGKMFMLVPLETQPLTISVKTDPEWSEELRAEFPQITGAYHMNITHWNSVVCEGLKPSLILKMIDQSYDLIFDSLTKKVKDEINKYYTKG, via the coding sequence ATGGATATTACCCAAATTCTTGATTACTGCAACGCCAAAAAAGGAGTAAAAGAAACGTTTCCGTTTAATGAAGAAATGCTGGTGATGAAGGTTGGCGGTAAGATGTTTATGCTGGTTCCTTTAGAAACACAGCCTTTAACGATTTCTGTAAAAACCGATCCGGAATGGAGCGAGGAACTGCGCGCTGAATTTCCACAAATTACAGGTGCTTACCATATGAATATAACACATTGGAATTCGGTAGTGTGTGAAGGTTTGAAACCAAGTTTAATTCTGAAAATGATTGATCAGTCTTATGATTTGATTTTTGATTCATTGACTAAAAAAGTAAAAGATGAAATTAATAAATATTACACAAAAGGGTGA
- a CDS encoding NAD(P)H-binding protein, translating to MKALVIGATGATGKDLVHKLLNDKDFEEVHAFARRPLDIDNEKLKSHVVNFEKPEEWKDLVKGDVAFSCLGTTLKDAGSKDAQRKVDYDYQYNFAKAAKENEVEDYVLVSAYGANPKSKIFYSRMKGELEQAVKDLHFNKITIFQPGMLERKDSERTGEVLGGKIIKFVNKLGICESQKPLPTDVLAQAMVNSAKIKSNGYSKIKLGNIFSFAEKTNS from the coding sequence ATGAAAGCACTTGTTATAGGTGCCACAGGCGCTACAGGAAAAGATTTGGTACACAAACTGCTCAACGATAAAGATTTTGAGGAAGTTCACGCTTTTGCGAGACGCCCTTTGGACATAGACAACGAAAAACTAAAATCCCACGTCGTAAATTTTGAAAAGCCCGAAGAATGGAAGGATTTGGTAAAAGGCGATGTTGCCTTTTCGTGCCTGGGAACCACACTGAAAGATGCCGGCAGCAAGGACGCACAGCGCAAAGTGGATTACGATTACCAGTATAATTTTGCGAAAGCTGCTAAAGAAAATGAAGTTGAAGACTATGTTTTGGTTTCAGCATACGGGGCCAATCCGAAGTCCAAAATATTTTATTCAAGAATGAAGGGCGAACTGGAACAGGCGGTGAAAGACCTGCACTTCAACAAGATTACCATCTTCCAGCCCGGCATGCTCGAAAGAAAAGACTCGGAGCGCACCGGTGAAGTTTTGGGCGGAAAAATCATAAAATTTGTCAACAAACTGGGAATTTGCGAAAGCCAGAAACCCTTGCCTACTGATGTTTTAGCACAGGCAATGGTGAATTCTGCCAAAATAAAATCAAACGGATATTCAAAAATAAAACTGGGCAATATTTTCAGTTTTGCCGAGAAAACGAACAGTTAA
- a CDS encoding glutathione peroxidase, with translation MKRVFIFLLSAVAFLQSCMNQKTEVSQQKTAENMGKTIYDYKVESLDGGEINFADYKGKKILIVNTASECGFTPQYADLEKVYQQYKDKVVIIGFPANNFGGQEPGTNAEIGAFCQKNYGVTFPMAAKVSVKGDDTAPIFKYLTEKELNGVKNTAILWNFTKFLIDENGKLIDTFISTTKPTDDAIVKYFK, from the coding sequence ATGAAACGCGTATTCATTTTCCTTTTGTCAGCAGTCGCTTTCCTGCAAAGCTGCATGAACCAGAAAACGGAAGTTTCACAACAAAAAACCGCAGAAAATATGGGCAAAACAATTTACGATTATAAAGTAGAATCCCTGGACGGTGGCGAAATTAATTTCGCAGATTATAAGGGAAAGAAAATCCTGATAGTAAATACCGCCTCTGAATGCGGTTTCACGCCGCAGTATGCCGATTTGGAAAAGGTTTATCAGCAGTACAAAGATAAAGTCGTTATCATAGGTTTTCCGGCAAATAATTTTGGGGGGCAGGAGCCGGGAACCAATGCAGAAATCGGTGCTTTTTGTCAGAAAAACTATGGTGTCACTTTCCCGATGGCCGCCAAAGTTTCCGTTAAAGGTGATGATACCGCACCCATCTTCAAATACCTGACTGAGAAGGAGCTGAACGGCGTAAAAAACACGGCAATCCTTTGGAATTTTACAAAATTTTTAATTGATGAAAACGGTAAACTGATTGATACATTCATCAGCACGACCAAGCCGACTGATGATGCGATTGTGAAATATTTTAAATAG